The Podospora pseudocomata strain CBS 415.72m chromosome 1 map unlocalized CBS415.72m_1, whole genome shotgun sequence genome has a segment encoding these proteins:
- a CDS encoding uncharacterized protein (EggNog:ENOG503NWZ1; COG:T), with protein MRDPFPIAPIPALSAWIQPYADALHLPTLPLHIHEVLGAAAFYTFVHTILSPIISNAFFSKYYPKNHRARKANWDAHVVSLAQSVLINGLALWTMYYDEERANSDWEQRVWGYTGASGMIQALAAGYFVWDLGITLLNLDIFGLGLLAHAVSALAVYTFGFRPYLNYYSSIFILYELSTPFLNIHWFFDKLNMTGSKPQLYNGIALLVVFFCCRLVWGTYQSAVVYVDMWKAVQRGPDAGYIAAAFEKASGVDKNLMHFAKDAGPVPVWLAVTYVASNLTLNTLNWYWYFKMISAVKKRFEPAKKEKAAVPAGGKGTGNVATGAMVGEKQGLRQRAHSIEDVVPDSEELRQGTIQ; from the exons ATGCGcgaccccttccccatcgcCCCGATCCCGGCCCTCTCAGCCTGGATCCAACCCTACGCCGACGCCCTTCACCTCCCGACTCTCCCTCTGCACATCCACGAAGTCCtcggcgccgccgccttctaCACCTTTGTGcacaccatcctctcccccatcatctccaacgccttcttctcgaaATACTACCCCAAGAACCACCGCGCCAGAAAGGCCAACTGGGATGCCCATGTCGTTTCCCTCGCGCAGTCAGTCCTGATCAACGGGCTGGCGCTATGGACGATGTACTATGACGAGGAGAGGGCCAACAGCGACTGGGAGCAGAGAGTATGGGGGTACACTGGAGCAAGTGGTATGATCCAGGCTCTGGCAGCGGGATATTTCGTCTGGGACTTGGGAATCACGCTGTTGAATCTGGATATTTTTGGGTTGGGGCTGCTGGCGCATGCGGTGAGCGCGCTGGCGGTTTATACTTTTGGATTC CGCCCCTATCTGAACTActactcctccatcttcatcctctaCGAGCTCTCCACCCCGTTCCTGAACATCCACTGGTTCTTTGACAAGCTGAACATGACCGGTTCCAAGCCGCAGCTCTACAACGGGATCGCGCTTTtggtcgtcttcttctgctgcagACTCGTCTGGGGAACGTACCAATCCGCTGTTGTGTATGTTGACATGTGGAAGGCTGTGCAGAGGGGCCCCGATGCGGGTTACATTGCTGCCGCGTTTGAGAAGGCTTCTGGGGTGGACAAGAATTTGATGCATTTTGCCAAGGATGCGGGGCCGGTGCCGGTTTGGTTGGCGGTCACGTATGTGGCGAGCAATCTGACGCTGAACACGCTGAACTGGTATTGGTATTTCAAGATGATTTCTgcggtgaagaagaggtttgagccggcgaagaaggagaaggctgctgttCCTGCTGGGGGTAAGGGGACTGGCAATGTGGCGACGGgggcgatggtgggggagaagcaGGGGCTGAGGCAGAGGGCGCACTCGATTGAGGATGTGGTGCCTGATTCAGAGGAGCTGAGGCAGGGGACTATTCAGTAG